From the genome of Pelobacter propionicus DSM 2379, one region includes:
- a CDS encoding bifunctional metallophosphatase/5'-nucleotidase, translated as MTTWYMFLAGMLMLLHACGTITSTGYTLAIAHLNDTHSHLETAPVTLTIDGMATTVQLGGFPRLRTLVDEMRADNPNFLLLHAGDALQGTLYFTLFAGAVEFDFLNRLGIDAMVFGNHEFDRGTGAIPGFLDRATFPLISANIDFSAEHTIVERVPRHIIREINGERVGIFGLTTETTPQSTLDVGKARFLDTVATARHQVAELEKQGVNKIIALTHLGYNADMLLAAAVNGIDVIVGGHSHTLLGDRNRLNSIGLVAEGSYPTVVTTPDGGRTMVLQAWQWGHVLGNVRVVFDSVGRVRNHTSAAVMPLGDRFMKDGVPISANSPEQQKIVEALRSSGIARIVGEDESTLAALAPFSAQLAAFRSQPVARALEDLTRSMNRGPGPLAADSMLAAVPEAQAALLNYGAVRRDLLAGIISAGDVLEVMPFGNTLVLVELTGAELKDALEEGIEFLQTKHGRNATALPHVAGMSFTVAPSAERGDRVGALSIRGSDGSYRPIEPSASYRTVVNSFLAGGGDGFSTLRNAGGHRNETGILDSDAFRDHLKKLGTVRNPDEQRIRVIGAPTTSINPRRPADNYVLPRLTAAAAFR; from the coding sequence ATGACAACGTGGTATATGTTTTTAGCCGGCATGCTCATGTTGCTGCACGCCTGCGGAACAATCACCTCCACGGGCTACACGCTGGCAATCGCCCACCTGAACGATACCCACTCTCACCTGGAAACGGCGCCGGTCACCCTGACCATCGATGGCATGGCTACTACGGTGCAACTGGGCGGTTTCCCGCGCCTGCGGACCCTGGTGGACGAAATGCGGGCCGACAACCCCAACTTTCTTTTACTACATGCCGGGGACGCGTTGCAGGGGACTCTCTACTTCACCCTCTTCGCTGGCGCGGTTGAGTTCGATTTTCTTAATCGCCTTGGCATTGATGCCATGGTCTTCGGCAATCATGAATTCGACAGGGGAACGGGCGCCATTCCCGGCTTTCTGGATCGCGCCACATTTCCGCTGATCTCCGCCAATATTGATTTCAGCGCCGAGCACACCATTGTTGAACGTGTTCCCCGGCATATCATCAGGGAGATCAACGGGGAGAGGGTCGGCATATTCGGACTGACCACGGAAACAACCCCCCAGAGTACGCTTGATGTGGGCAAGGCCAGGTTTCTCGACACGGTCGCGACTGCCCGGCACCAGGTGGCTGAACTCGAGAAACAGGGAGTCAACAAGATCATCGCCCTGACCCACTTGGGGTACAACGCCGACATGCTGCTTGCCGCCGCCGTGAACGGGATCGACGTAATCGTTGGCGGCCACAGCCATACGCTGCTGGGTGACCGGAACCGACTGAATAGCATCGGGCTTGTAGCGGAAGGTTCCTATCCAACGGTAGTGACAACGCCCGATGGTGGCAGAACGATGGTGCTGCAGGCCTGGCAGTGGGGACATGTGCTGGGAAACGTGCGGGTTGTCTTCGATTCAGTCGGCAGGGTAAGGAATCATACCTCTGCGGCCGTAATGCCGCTGGGAGACAGATTCATGAAAGACGGAGTCCCGATTTCGGCTAACTCACCTGAGCAGCAGAAGATTGTGGAGGCGCTGCGCTCCAGCGGAATAGCCCGGATCGTAGGAGAGGACGAATCGACCCTGGCCGCCCTGGCCCCCTTCAGCGCGCAACTGGCGGCATTCCGCTCACAGCCTGTAGCACGGGCACTGGAGGATCTGACGAGGAGCATGAACCGCGGCCCCGGCCCTCTGGCAGCCGATTCCATGCTGGCCGCCGTTCCCGAGGCACAGGCGGCACTGCTCAATTATGGTGCGGTACGCAGGGACCTGCTGGCCGGCATCATTTCCGCCGGCGATGTGCTGGAAGTGATGCCCTTTGGCAACACCCTGGTGCTGGTTGAACTAACGGGAGCGGAGTTGAAGGACGCCCTGGAGGAGGGGATCGAGTTTCTGCAGACAAAACATGGGCGCAACGCCACGGCACTGCCCCATGTGGCCGGCATGAGCTTCACTGTCGCGCCTTCGGCGGAAAGGGGGGATCGCGTAGGGGCACTGTCGATCAGGGGAAGCGACGGCAGCTACCGGCCGATTGAGCCGTCCGCCAGCTATCGCACGGTAGTCAACAGCTTTCTCGCAGGAGGCGGTGACGGTTTCAGCACATTGCGAAACGCTGGGGGGCATCGAAACGAAACCGGAATACTGGACAGTGATGCATTCCGCGACCATCTGAAAAAACTCGGCACAGTGCGCAATCCAGACGAACAGAGGATCAGGGTAATCGGCGCTCCCACGACATCCATAAACCCGCGCCGCCCTGCGGACAACTATGTTTTGCCACGGCTGACAGCCGCGGCAGCCTTCCGTTGA
- a CDS encoding cupin domain-containing protein translates to MELIGKALALNELVAYQEGSVVSKTMIDKKIGTVTLFAFDAGQGLSEHTAPYDAMVQVVDGEAEITIDGEPHVVSSGQMFIMPANHPHALKAVKRFKMLLIMIRA, encoded by the coding sequence ATGGAACTGATCGGGAAGGCGCTTGCGCTGAATGAACTGGTGGCGTACCAGGAGGGCTCGGTGGTCAGCAAGACCATGATCGACAAGAAAATCGGGACAGTGACGCTGTTCGCCTTCGATGCTGGGCAGGGGCTCTCGGAACATACCGCGCCGTACGACGCCATGGTGCAGGTGGTGGATGGAGAAGCGGAAATCACCATCGACGGAGAACCCCATGTTGTCTCCTCCGGCCAGATGTTCATTATGCCGGCTAATCACCCTCATGCGCTCAAGGCGGTCAAACGGTTCAAGATGCTGCTGATCATGATCAGGGCCTGA
- the groL gene encoding chaperonin GroEL (60 kDa chaperone family; promotes refolding of misfolded polypeptides especially under stressful conditions; forms two stacked rings of heptamers to form a barrel-shaped 14mer; ends can be capped by GroES; misfolded proteins enter the barrel where they are refolded when GroES binds) gives MAAKIIKFDQEGRNAILKGVNILADTVKVTLGPKGRNVVIDKSFGAPLITKDGVTVAKEIELEDKFENMGAQLVKEVASKTSDVAGDGTTTATVLAQAIYRQGSKLVAAGHNPMEIKRGIDKAVETIVAELQKISKPIVDHKEIAQVGTISANNDKTIGDIIAEAMEKVGKEGVITVEEAKSMDTTLETVEGMQFDRGYLSPYFVTDPERMEAALENALILIHDKKISNMKDLLPILEQTAKSGRPLLIIAEDIEGEALATLVVNKLRGVLNVAAVKAPGFGDRRKAMLEDIATLTGGLVISEEVGHKLEQATMDMLGRAKRITIDKDNTTIIDGEGKEADIQGRVKQIRAQIEETTSDYDKEKLQERLAKLVGGVAVIKVGAATEVEMKEKKARVEDALHATRAAVDEGVVPGGGVAYIRTLSALDNLNLENEQQFGVTVVKLALEAPIRQIADNAGIDASIVVDKVRNGKDAFGYDAASDEYVDMLKAGIIDPTKVSRSALQNASSIAGLMLTTEALIAEKPREEGAMGGGMPGGMGGMGGMGGMGGMGGMM, from the coding sequence ATGGCAGCAAAAATCATCAAGTTTGACCAGGAAGGGCGTAACGCCATCCTGAAGGGCGTCAACATCCTCGCCGATACCGTAAAAGTTACCCTCGGCCCCAAGGGTCGTAATGTCGTTATCGACAAATCCTTCGGCGCACCGCTGATCACCAAGGACGGCGTGACCGTTGCTAAGGAAATCGAACTGGAAGACAAGTTCGAAAACATGGGCGCCCAGCTGGTCAAGGAAGTCGCCTCCAAGACTTCCGACGTTGCCGGTGACGGCACCACCACCGCAACGGTTCTGGCCCAGGCCATCTACCGCCAGGGCTCCAAGCTGGTGGCAGCCGGTCACAACCCCATGGAAATCAAGCGCGGCATCGATAAGGCTGTTGAAACCATCGTCGCCGAACTGCAGAAGATCTCCAAGCCGATCGTCGACCACAAGGAAATCGCCCAGGTCGGCACCATTTCCGCCAACAACGACAAGACCATCGGTGACATCATCGCCGAGGCCATGGAGAAGGTCGGCAAGGAAGGGGTTATCACCGTCGAGGAAGCCAAGTCCATGGATACCACCCTGGAAACCGTGGAAGGCATGCAGTTCGACCGTGGCTATCTCTCCCCCTACTTCGTCACCGATCCGGAGCGTATGGAAGCTGCCCTGGAGAACGCCCTGATCCTGATCCACGACAAGAAGATCTCCAACATGAAGGACCTGCTCCCGATTCTGGAGCAGACCGCCAAGTCCGGTCGTCCGCTGCTGATCATCGCCGAGGACATTGAAGGCGAAGCCCTGGCAACTCTGGTTGTCAACAAGCTGCGTGGCGTGCTGAACGTGGCTGCCGTCAAGGCACCCGGCTTCGGTGACCGTCGCAAGGCAATGCTGGAAGACATCGCCACCCTGACCGGCGGCCTGGTGATCTCCGAAGAAGTCGGCCACAAGCTTGAGCAGGCCACCATGGACATGCTCGGCCGCGCCAAGCGCATCACCATTGACAAGGACAACACCACCATCATCGATGGTGAAGGCAAGGAAGCCGACATCCAGGGTCGCGTCAAGCAGATCCGCGCCCAGATCGAAGAAACCACCAGCGACTACGACAAGGAAAAGCTGCAGGAGCGCCTTGCCAAACTGGTGGGCGGCGTGGCCGTCATCAAGGTCGGCGCGGCAACCGAAGTCGAGATGAAAGAAAAGAAGGCCCGCGTCGAGGATGCGCTGCACGCTACCCGTGCCGCTGTTGATGAAGGCGTGGTCCCTGGTGGTGGCGTTGCCTATATCCGTACACTGAGCGCACTGGATAACCTGAATCTGGAAAACGAGCAGCAGTTCGGCGTAACCGTGGTCAAGTTGGCACTTGAAGCGCCGATCCGCCAGATCGCTGACAATGCCGGTATCGATGCCTCCATCGTTGTCGACAAGGTCAGGAACGGCAAGGATGCCTTCGGTTACGACGCAGCCTCCGATGAGTATGTGGACATGCTCAAGGCCGGCATCATCGACCCGACCAAGGTTTCCCGCTCCGCTCTGCAGAACGCTTCCTCCATCGCCGGTCTGATGCTGACCACCGAAGCGCTGATCGCCGAGAAGCCGCGTGAAGAAGGTGCCATGGGTGGCGGTATGCCTGGTGGCATGGGCGGCATGGGTGGCATGGGTGGCATGGGTGGCATGGGCGGCATGATGTAA
- the groES gene encoding co-chaperone GroES, protein MKLRPLHDRILVKRVEEETKTAGGLFIPETAKEKPQRGEVVAAGNGKKTEDGKVLPLDVKVGDKVLFGKYSGTEVKVDGEDFLMMREDDILAVVE, encoded by the coding sequence ATGAAATTGAGACCGCTTCATGACCGCATCCTCGTCAAGAGGGTCGAAGAAGAAACCAAGACCGCAGGGGGCCTCTTCATCCCCGAAACCGCCAAGGAAAAGCCGCAGCGCGGCGAAGTTGTTGCCGCCGGTAATGGCAAGAAGACCGAGGACGGCAAGGTACTGCCGCTGGATGTCAAGGTTGGCGACAAGGTGCTGTTCGGCAAGTACTCCGGCACCGAAGTGAAGGTGGATGGTGAAGATTTCCTGATGATGCGCGAGGACGACATTCTCGCTGTCGTTGAGTAA
- the cobU gene encoding bifunctional adenosylcobinamide kinase/adenosylcobinamide-phosphate guanylyltransferase — protein sequence MARTLFITGGARSGKSAFAEQLAMGFGAPLGYLATARSLDGEMDARIGKHQERRGTAWHTIEEPLHLAQTLRDQDGAFKAILVDCLTLWLTNLLLLDEEPADDSEERVMADVRQLETTLATMATPVIIVSNEVGMGIVPEHRLGRIFRDLAGRANQALAATADEAWLVASGIPLRLK from the coding sequence ATGGCACGCACACTATTCATTACCGGCGGGGCACGCAGCGGCAAGAGCGCCTTCGCCGAACAGCTAGCCATGGGCTTCGGCGCACCGTTGGGCTACCTGGCCACGGCCCGCTCCCTGGACGGCGAAATGGACGCCCGCATCGGGAAGCACCAAGAACGGCGCGGCACTGCCTGGCACACGATCGAGGAACCGCTGCACCTGGCGCAGACCCTGAGAGACCAGGACGGAGCGTTCAAGGCCATCCTGGTCGACTGCCTGACCCTCTGGCTCACCAACCTGCTCCTTCTGGACGAAGAACCGGCCGACGACAGCGAAGAGCGTGTCATGGCAGATGTGCGCCAACTGGAAACCACCCTGGCCACCATGGCAACGCCGGTGATCATCGTCTCCAACGAGGTCGGCATGGGTATCGTACCCGAGCATCGCTTGGGACGCATCTTTCGCGACCTTGCCGGCCGGGCCAACCAGGCTCTGGCGGCAACGGCGGACGAGGCCTGGCTGGTGGCCAGCGGCATACCGCTGCGCCTTAAATAG
- the cobT gene encoding nicotinate-nucleotide--dimethylbenzimidazole phosphoribosyltransferase, with amino-acid sequence MNRTIVETTRERIKPVNRELMQQAQARLDAKTKPPGALGRLEEFARRMVAISGTGSPDTSKKVIYTFAGDHGVTDEGVALYPKAVTTQMVYNFLAGGAGVNVLARHVGAEVRVVDVGVDNDFGDLAGVIHRKVARGTRNFAKGPAMTREEMLAAITVGIDLAEQCRVEGIALVGTGEMGIGNTTPSSAIIAAISGKAVRDVTHRGTGIDDDALELKIRVIEQGLAINQPDSTNPLDVLAKVGGLEIAAIAGLVLGCAANGIPVVIDGFISTAGALIASELHPNVADYIFAAHRSMEIGHSFMLERIGVEPILDLNLRLGEGTGAALAMSLIEAGVKTLNEMATREQAGVTHE; translated from the coding sequence ATGAACAGGACTATCGTTGAAACCACTCGTGAGCGCATCAAACCGGTCAACCGGGAACTGATGCAACAGGCCCAGGCCAGGCTGGACGCAAAGACCAAGCCGCCCGGCGCCCTGGGGCGTTTGGAGGAGTTCGCCCGCCGCATGGTGGCCATCAGCGGTACGGGTTCCCCGGACACGAGCAAAAAAGTCATCTACACCTTTGCCGGCGACCACGGCGTAACCGACGAAGGGGTGGCGCTCTACCCCAAGGCGGTCACCACCCAGATGGTATACAACTTCCTGGCCGGCGGCGCCGGAGTCAACGTGCTGGCTCGTCATGTGGGGGCCGAGGTGCGGGTGGTTGACGTGGGGGTGGACAACGATTTCGGCGACCTGGCCGGCGTGATCCACCGCAAGGTGGCCCGCGGCACGCGCAATTTCGCCAAGGGGCCGGCAATGACCAGGGAGGAGATGCTGGCCGCCATAACGGTCGGCATAGACCTGGCGGAACAGTGCAGGGTCGAGGGCATCGCCCTGGTGGGTACCGGTGAAATGGGTATCGGCAACACCACCCCCTCCTCGGCCATCATCGCCGCCATCTCCGGCAAGGCGGTCCGGGACGTGACCCACCGTGGCACCGGCATCGATGACGACGCACTTGAACTAAAAATTCGCGTTATAGAACAGGGGCTTGCGATCAACCAGCCTGACTCCACCAACCCGCTGGATGTGCTGGCCAAGGTGGGAGGACTGGAGATCGCCGCCATCGCCGGCCTGGTGCTGGGCTGCGCCGCCAACGGGATCCCGGTGGTCATCGATGGCTTCATCTCCACCGCCGGTGCGCTGATCGCCTCGGAACTGCACCCCAACGTAGCCGACTACATCTTCGCCGCGCACCGTTCCATGGAAATCGGGCACAGTTTCATGCTGGAACGCATCGGAGTCGAGCCGATTCTGGACCTGAACCTGCGCCTGGGCGAAGGCACGGGCGCCGCCCTGGCCATGTCCCTGATCGAGGCGGGGGTCAAGACCCTGAACGAGATGGCAACCCGCGAGCAGGCCGGGGTTACCCACGAATAA
- the cobS gene encoding adenosylcobinamide-GDP ribazoletransferase, with product MRLYIIAMQFLTIIPLPCRHLWQRDDLGRSLAVFPLAGLTIGALLAGLNLLTAPLVARPLNDLLLITLLAAMTGALHMDGLADVCDGIAARGSRERFLAIMKDSNVGAIGAVGLVLGILLKWQALTVIPAEYKWQTLLLFPTLARYCQVQTIVHGRNARQDGLGSAMIAGAGTSRLLAAGVLTAAIAWLLLGVAGITALAAAMVASWLIRAWFNRKIGGITGDVIGCINELVEILTLVLIPVLVTFACTKP from the coding sequence ATGCGGCTGTACATCATTGCCATGCAGTTTCTGACCATCATCCCGCTCCCCTGCAGGCACCTGTGGCAACGGGATGATCTGGGGCGTTCCCTGGCTGTTTTCCCCCTGGCGGGACTGACCATCGGCGCGCTGCTGGCCGGACTGAATCTGCTGACGGCCCCCCTTGTGGCCCGCCCACTGAACGATCTCCTGCTGATCACCCTCCTGGCGGCCATGACCGGCGCCCTGCACATGGATGGCCTGGCAGATGTCTGCGACGGCATCGCGGCCCGGGGAAGCCGCGAGCGTTTCCTGGCAATCATGAAGGATTCCAACGTGGGCGCCATAGGAGCGGTGGGGCTGGTGCTGGGGATACTGCTCAAATGGCAGGCCCTGACGGTGATTCCCGCTGAGTACAAGTGGCAAACCCTGCTGCTCTTCCCCACCCTGGCCAGGTACTGCCAGGTGCAGACCATCGTCCATGGCAGAAACGCCCGCCAGGATGGCCTGGGGTCGGCCATGATCGCCGGCGCCGGCACAAGTCGCCTGCTGGCGGCGGGTGTCCTCACCGCAGCCATCGCCTGGTTGCTGTTGGGGGTAGCCGGCATTACTGCCCTGGCAGCCGCCATGGTGGCCAGCTGGCTGATCAGGGCCTGGTTTAACCGCAAGATCGGCGGCATAACCGGTGACGTAATCGGCTGCATCAACGAGCTGGTGGAGATCCTTACCCTGGTCCTGATCCCGGTCCTGGTCACGTTTGCATGCACGAAACCGTAG
- the pabB gene encoding aminodeoxychorismate synthase component I translates to MHETVERLHPIALLESFSGGEFSRSYLFEDLETIVQAHTTDQVMAVFREVEQAVSRGRHAAGYVAYEAAGGLNPELPRGTCGDQPLIWFGIFRTRRPCDATTGAETNDGQTASPPELEISRQEYARALEKIREHIARGETYQVNFTTRQRFRVRGDQFALYRRLCRNQRAPFCAWLDTGSHRIISASPELFFSLKDRLLTMKPMKGTAPRHPLADDDQRRREELAASPKERAENLMIVDLVRNDLSRIADIGSVAVPALFQVESYPTVHQMTSTVTARLKPEARLVDIFQALFPCGSVTGAPKRRTMEIIHDLERSPRGAYCGAIGFVSPGGEATFSVAIRTAIVESTTGLGVMGIGSGITWDSNPEAEFRECLDKSAFLTGHAMDFGLIESLRWDAQGYLLLERHLKRLEQSAARFGYPFSRRELLDRLVELERSLTGVHKVRVLLTSAGDLMLEQQEIDDTAAERPTLLVALASQRSDPSDPLLYHKTTRRSRYDNELQARPECAEVILLNQRGELTEGCTTNLVLQRGEELLTPALHCGLLPGTLREELLQLGALREAILTPIDLETCDAFWLINSVRGWKKGQLLKNC, encoded by the coding sequence ATGCACGAAACCGTAGAGAGGCTACATCCGATCGCCCTGCTGGAATCCTTTTCCGGCGGGGAGTTCTCCCGCTCTTACCTGTTCGAAGACTTAGAAACAATCGTGCAGGCCCACACAACGGACCAGGTCATGGCGGTATTCAGGGAGGTGGAGCAGGCGGTAAGCCGCGGCAGGCATGCGGCAGGCTATGTGGCCTACGAGGCTGCCGGCGGACTCAATCCCGAACTGCCCAGGGGAACGTGTGGCGACCAGCCGCTGATCTGGTTCGGCATCTTCCGCACGCGGCGCCCCTGTGACGCAACAACCGGGGCAGAAACGAATGATGGCCAGACAGCCTCGCCGCCGGAACTGGAGATATCCCGCCAGGAGTACGCTAGAGCGCTGGAGAAGATCAGGGAACACATCGCCAGGGGCGAGACCTACCAGGTCAACTTCACCACCCGCCAGCGTTTCAGGGTCAGGGGCGATCAGTTCGCGCTCTACCGCAGGCTGTGCAGGAACCAGCGAGCCCCCTTCTGCGCCTGGCTGGATACGGGGAGTCACCGCATCATCTCCGCTTCACCGGAACTGTTCTTCTCCCTTAAGGACCGGCTGTTGACCATGAAGCCGATGAAGGGAACCGCTCCCCGTCACCCCCTGGCCGATGACGACCAACGGCGGCGGGAAGAGCTGGCTGCCAGTCCCAAGGAGCGGGCAGAGAACCTGATGATCGTCGATCTGGTGCGCAACGACCTGTCCCGCATCGCCGACATCGGCAGCGTGGCGGTACCGGCACTGTTCCAGGTGGAGAGCTATCCCACGGTGCACCAGATGACCTCAACCGTCACCGCCAGGCTCAAACCGGAGGCCAGGCTGGTGGATATCTTCCAGGCCCTGTTCCCCTGCGGCTCGGTCACCGGGGCGCCCAAGCGACGCACCATGGAGATCATTCACGACCTGGAGCGCTCTCCGCGGGGCGCCTACTGCGGCGCCATCGGCTTCGTCTCACCCGGCGGGGAGGCGACCTTCAGCGTGGCCATCCGCACGGCAATCGTCGAATCGACAACAGGACTGGGGGTCATGGGCATCGGCAGCGGCATCACCTGGGACTCGAACCCAGAGGCGGAATTCAGGGAATGCCTGGACAAGAGCGCCTTCCTGACCGGACACGCAATGGATTTCGGCCTGATCGAATCCCTGCGCTGGGACGCCCAGGGCTACCTGCTGCTGGAGCGGCACCTGAAACGCCTGGAGCAGTCAGCGGCCCGCTTCGGCTATCCCTTTTCCCGCCGCGAACTGCTGGATAGGCTCGTGGAGCTGGAACGCTCCCTGACCGGCGTGCACAAGGTACGGGTTCTGCTGACTTCGGCTGGCGACCTGATGCTGGAGCAGCAGGAGATCGACGACACCGCGGCCGAACGCCCCACCCTGTTGGTGGCGCTCGCCTCACAACGCAGCGACCCGTCCGATCCGCTCCTCTATCACAAGACCACCCGCCGCAGCAGGTACGATAACGAACTGCAAGCTCGGCCGGAGTGCGCGGAGGTGATCCTGCTGAATCAGCGGGGAGAGCTGACCGAAGGATGCACCACCAACCTGGTACTCCAGCGTGGTGAGGAACTACTGACCCCCGCACTGCACTGCGGCCTGCTGCCGGGAACCCTGCGGGAGGAGTTGCTGCAACTGGGGGCACTCAGGGAGGCGATCCTGACCCCGATTGATCTTGAAACCTGCGATGCATTCTGGCTGATCAACTCGGTGCGCGGCTGGAAGAAAGGGCAGTTGCTAAAGAACTGTTAG
- the thiC gene encoding phosphomethylpyrimidine synthase ThiC: protein MLTQIESARQGILTPQMEAVAAAEELTPAYILQMVAEGKIVIPWNHNRKPKVCGIGKGLRTKVNASIGTSSDIVDYAAEVRKAKVAQEAGADTLMELSVGGDLDRVRREVIAAVDLPVGNVPLYQAFCEAARKYGNPNKLDEEMLFDLIEQQCADGMAFMAVHCGINLYTIERLRKQGYRYGGLVSKGGVSMVAWMVANNRENPLYEKFDRVCSILKKYDTVLSLGNGLRAGAIHDSSDRAQIQELLINCELAELGRDMGCQMLVEGPGHVPLDEIEGNIQLQKRMSGDAPYYMLGPIATDVAPGYDHITAAIGAAQSSRFGADLICYITPAEHLALPNEEDVRMGVKAAKVAAYIGDMNKYPEKGRQRDKEISKARRDLNWDKQYELALFPEDAKAIRDSRTPEDENTCTMCGDFCASRGAGRLFAADLKGDKI from the coding sequence ATGCTTACCCAGATCGAATCCGCCCGCCAGGGCATCCTCACCCCCCAGATGGAGGCCGTCGCGGCAGCCGAAGAACTCACCCCCGCCTACATCCTGCAGATGGTTGCCGAAGGCAAGATCGTCATCCCCTGGAACCACAACAGGAAGCCTAAGGTGTGCGGCATCGGCAAAGGGTTGCGCACAAAAGTCAACGCCTCCATCGGCACCTCATCGGACATCGTCGACTATGCCGCCGAGGTCAGGAAGGCCAAGGTGGCCCAGGAAGCGGGCGCCGATACACTGATGGAACTCTCCGTGGGGGGTGACCTTGACCGCGTACGGCGCGAAGTCATCGCCGCCGTCGACCTGCCGGTGGGCAACGTGCCGCTGTACCAGGCCTTCTGCGAGGCGGCCCGCAAGTACGGCAACCCCAACAAGTTGGACGAGGAGATGCTCTTCGACCTGATCGAGCAGCAGTGCGCCGACGGCATGGCATTCATGGCCGTTCACTGCGGCATCAACCTGTACACCATCGAGCGCCTGCGCAAGCAGGGCTACCGCTACGGCGGCCTGGTCAGCAAAGGGGGGGTCAGCATGGTGGCCTGGATGGTTGCCAACAACCGTGAAAACCCGCTCTACGAAAAGTTCGACCGTGTCTGTTCCATCCTCAAGAAGTACGATACCGTCCTCTCCCTGGGCAATGGCCTGCGCGCCGGCGCCATTCATGACTCTTCCGACCGCGCCCAGATCCAGGAACTGCTGATCAACTGCGAACTGGCCGAACTGGGCCGCGACATGGGGTGCCAGATGCTGGTGGAAGGCCCGGGACACGTGCCTCTGGACGAGATCGAGGGGAACATCCAGCTGCAGAAGCGCATGAGCGGCGACGCCCCCTACTACATGCTGGGGCCCATCGCCACCGACGTGGCCCCCGGCTACGACCACATCACCGCCGCCATCGGCGCGGCCCAGTCCAGCCGCTTCGGCGCCGACCTGATCTGCTACATCACCCCGGCCGAGCACCTGGCACTGCCCAATGAGGAGGACGTGCGCATGGGGGTCAAGGCCGCCAAGGTTGCCGCCTACATCGGCGACATGAACAAGTACCCGGAGAAGGGACGCCAGCGTGACAAGGAAATCTCTAAGGCCCGCCGCGACCTGAACTGGGACAAGCAGTACGAACTGGCCCTGTTCCCGGAAGATGCCAAGGCGATCCGCGACAGCCGCACCCCCGAGGACGAGAACACCTGCACCATGTGCGGCGACTTCTGCGCCTCCCGCGGGGCGGGCAGGTTGTTCGCCGCTGACCTGAAGGGTGACAAGATTTAA